The stretch of DNA ACACGGTGGGGTTGCCGTATACGGCTGCTGAGGAGGCAAAGACCACTTTTGCGTCGTCTTTGCGGGCTTTCTCTAGCACATGGAGGGTGCCTTTGGCGTTGGTTTCGAAGTCCGCGAGGGGATTCTCCATGGAGTAGCCTACCACCACTTGGGCTGCCAGGTGATAGATGAGGTCCTGTTTTGGCTGCGCGCAGAGCGTTTTTAGGTCCAGTATGTCGCCTTTTACGAATTTCGCCTTGGGGACATCGGTGATGTTCTGCATGGTTCCGCTGGAGAGGTTATCATAAATGGTCAAGTTATCGGTTAACTGAGAGAGTCTGCTGCATAGGTGATACCCTATGAATCCTGCTCCACCAGTCACCAGTATGTTTCTGTTTTTAAGGTCAGCCATCCCAGGTCACGACAAAGCCTATATTCTCTTTCGGCAGAGTTTGTAGATATATGTCGCCGATGAAAGCTATAAAAACTTTTAGGGATTTGCTGTCTTTCCTAACCATCATCCCAGTTGGGGGAAAAGAGGACTTCATATTCACCACTGCATCAAACATGTGGCTTTTCCCCGTCATCGGCGGCTTCATCGGGCTGCTAGCTGGACTGTACTATATGGCTTCAAGCGCATTAGTGGGATATCTGCTTAATCTGGCCACGGTTTACCTGTCATTGCCCACGCTTTTCTTGGGAACAGCCATTCCCGCAGCCATGACGCTGGCGTTTCTTTTGGTCATCACTGGCTTGCAGCACTTCGACGGCTTAATCGACCTTGGCAACGCTCTGGGCCTACGCAACCTCCATGACCGCAAAATGAAGGCGCACGCATGGACAGTGTCATATGCAGGCGCAGTGTTGGCTTTGGCAGTGGAGTTTCTGGCGTTCCTGGGATTATTTTTGATTAATCCGCTTTACGGGTTTGCCGCGATTGTGCTAGCAGAGGTCTCTGCGAAGCTATCGATGGTCACCATCGTCTGGATAGGTAAACCCTCGCATAAGGGCTTAGGCTCGATTTTCCTTGCCAAAGCCAAAAAACCCCTCAACGCTGCAGCTTACGCCTTTTCGGCGCTGATTGTCTTTGCCGCCTTTTACTTCACAGGCAACACACTTCTGGGGTTAGCGTCAGTGGGGTTAGTCTTCGCCAGTGTACCCGTGGCGTTTGCCATGAGCAGGGTTTCCAACAGCGTTTTCGGCGGGGTTTCAGGCGACATGATTGGGGCAACCAACGAGGTGGCAAGGATGGTTGCGTTGCTGGCTTTTGCGGGGCTGCTTTGGGGGCTGACGCTTTGGTGATTTCCGCGTTGATTATGGCTGGCGGCAGAGGCAGCCGCATGGGGTTGCCTACGGAAAAGCCGATGCTGCCGTTTCTGGGCAAGCCTCTACTGGACTGGGTTGCCCAAGCCGTAAAGTCAGCCAGCAAAGTCGGCGAGTTCTACGTGATAACCAGTCCCAACACTCCCCAAACCGAGTTGCACTGCCAAAAGATGGGCTACAGGTTTGTGCGCACCGACGCCAACGGCTACCATAACGATCTGCGGCAGGCAGTGACCAAGCTGGGCTGGATGGGACCGATTTTAACGATGCCGTCTGATGTGCCAGCCATCACCGGAGCGGTTCTGGATTGGGTAGTCGGCGAGTTTGAGGTCTGCGGCAAAGATTTCTTGGCGGTGTTTGTGCCCATCGAGAAGCGCCTGAGCCTTGGATTGTCGATTTCCAGCACCGACGAGTATGGGGGCGTGTGGTATGCGGTTTCAGGCGTCAACGTCATCAACGGAGCCAAAGTGCTCGGTGAAGGCAAAGTGGAGACTGCAGCGATAATCACGGAGGAAACCGAAGTGGTCCTCAACGTGAATACAACTACGGACTTAGAAATCGCCAGGCAACTTATGCAGAAAAACCAGCCGTAGTGCCGAGGCTCTGACGTGTGATTTTCTCTCTATCCCCCCTTATTTATACTCTAGGCGACTGCCTGGCGAATGCTATGGGGACTGTGCGTTTGCTTGGCTGGGTCAGAGGGGAGGCGGCGGGTGTTTATTGAGACGTTTCGCCGCTGTGCACCTGCAGGCGAGGGGTTTTGGTCTGCTTGCTTTCTTATTTGGCGCCGTTTTCTTTTTCAACATTAATTTCTTTATCTTGCGTTCAAGCGGTTTTAGAGAAATCTTTATGCACCCTCACGCTCCAAATAAACACCCAAGACTAACTCGGAGCACCCCACAGTGAGCATCCTAAGCCACGAAACATTCTGGAACGCCATCGTATCCATGCCCATGACCAAGCGGATGCTCCAGCTTTCACTCAAAAAATGCCCCGGCTGCGGCAGAACCGTGTTGGAGGCGGCGCTGGATGACTACGGCGGCAGAACCGACCGCAGATGCGAAAAATGCAGCAGCCTCTACAGCCAAATCATCGCTTTCTGGATAGAGTTCCTGCGCCGCGCACTGGGTTTTAAGCGTGCCAAAGTCGAGAAGCTGCTAACTGACCGCTATGCACGCAACGCCGTGCTTAACCTGGTTGAGTCTTTCGCGTATTTCGGCATTAAGAAGCCGATGTCTCTTGTTGCGCCTTTCCTTGTAGTTTGGGACTTCACGCATCGCTGCAATTTGCGGTGCAAACACTGCTACAGCAACAGCGGCGAACCCGACGCAGACGAATTAACCACCCAGCAGGCGCTAAAGGTCGTTGACCAGCTTGCCGACGCCCACGTGACCGCTCTGGCTTTCAGCGGCGGCGAACCCCTCACTCGACCCGACTTCTTCACCGTAGCAAAACATGCCTCTGACCGAGGCCTATACGTGTCCCTTGCCTCCAACGGCACGCTTCTCAGCAAGGAAAACGTAGCTAAAATCAAAGCTGCAGGCGTCAACTACATCGACATCTCCATCGACGGCGCAACAGCCAAAACCCACGATGACTTCCGAGGTGTCCCCGGAGCCTACGACCGCGCCGTTGCAGGGCTCAAGAACTGCATAGAAGCTGATATCTGCGCCTGCATCGCCACCACCGTGGGCAAAAACAACATGTCAGAGCTACCGGGCATCATTGACTTAGCCGAGGAACTGGGCGTGGAGCGGTTCACCTACTTCAACTTCATACCCGCTGGACGCGGCAAACAGCATGCTGACCAGGACCTCTCCGCGCAGGAACGCGAGGACGTAATGCGTTACCTGCTTAACCGCATGTCGGCAGGCTGCAAAACCACCATCCTCGCCACCGCCCCGCAGCTTGCACGGGTTGCCGCGCAGTGCCAAGGCGAATCAGGCACCGGCGAAGTCACCATGGCGCTGGCGCACATGCAAACCGTCAAAGTCACCAAAAAAGCCGTGCCGCTGGGCGAGTTCATAGGCGGCTGCGGCGCTGGACGGCTCTACTGCGCCATTTCCCCACGCGGCGACGTACGCCCCTGCGTGTTCCTACCGGTGGATGTGGGCAACCTAAAAGAACGCACCTTCCGCGACATCTGGCTAAACGCCCCGCTGTTCAATGCCTTCCGAAACCGAGACAACCTCAAAGGCAGCTGCAGCAAATGCACCTACAAGTACATCTGCGGCGGATGCAGAGCCCGGAGCGCGGCTTATCATAACGGCGACACCCTCAACGGCGACCCCGGGTGCCTGCAGGGAGTGAAGAATAGAAATGGCGCCTAAAGCGGTCAAAATCAGCCGTGCAGCAGACGATGTAGGCGACATCATAAAAGAAGCCATCAGCAAAGCGGGGCTACGCGGGAAAAAGTGCATTTACATTAAGCCTAACCTGAGCCACCCTGAGTATCTCCCCGGCGTCGTCACCAGCCCCGACGTCATCCGCCAGGTTGTGTCGCAGCTGCGCGATGGCAACAGCGAGGTTGTGGTGGGTGAATCCAACGGCATCAACTATCCCTGCTGGAGCGCTTTTGAGGGAACCGGCGCCAAGGCAGCCGTGGAATCCGCAGGCGGCACCGCAGTCAACCTCAGCGAGGATAAGGTGGTGGAAGTTAAATTCCCAACCAGCGGACCATTAAAGCGGCTGTATTTGCCCAAAGTGGTGGTGGACGCCGACGCCATCGTCGATTTGCCCCTGATGAAAACCCATGAGTTCATGACTTACACTGGGGCGCTCAAAAACCTCTTCGGCTGCATCCCCAGCAACCGCCGCATCTACCTTCACCCGTATCTGCCCGAAGTCTTCTATCGCCTCTACACCGTCCTAAAACCCGACTTAACCATCATGGATGCACGCATAGGCATCGAAGGCAACGGACCCACCAAGGGCAAACCCAAGAAGATGGGGTTGTTCCTCACGGGCAACGACGCGTTGGCGGTGGATATCGTGGCTGCGCAGGTTATGAGGCTTGACTGGAAGAAAACCTACCTTAAATACGTCGCTGACCGCGCGGGCTTTGATGGCGACGCTGTGCAGGTTGAGGGGTTGCCGGTGGAGTCGGTTGCGAAGCGTTTTGAGCTGCCAAACATCGACTTGCCCGTTAAGATGCAGATGATGATTTACCAGCATGAATACGCGACTAAGCTGATGTTCTGCTCACTCGACATTATCCATCTGTTCCAGAGGATAACGAAGGCATACCGTAAAGAACCAATCCAGCTCGTATAGCAAGTGCTAAATTATATGTTCCCTTAACAATCCCAAAGATGGTACCTATGGGGAATCTGACTCCTGAGAATCTGGAAAAACTCTCAAAGCTAAATAAGAATATTAAAACGCTTATTTCACAAGAACCCGAACTGGATAATATCCTTTGTTTAAATAGCAAGCTTAATGGGGTATTTGGTGAAGCAATCGGCTTAGCAAAACTTTACGAAATTTACAAATCTGATGCTTGTTACGAATGGGAAGGAAAGCAGAAGAAAGGGTACGATATACAAATTTCCAAAAACGGTAAAAAAACCCGATTCCAAATTAAAATGTCTGTAGCCGAAGAATTTGTCTTCAGAGTCATTAAAGTAGCTAATTTAAACGCAGACAAAATACGGGGAGAGTGCGAAATTCCAATTTTTGATGAAATTGGGGGTGCCATAAGAAAAGCTATTGATGAAGCTGAGACAGATGTTTGGCTATTAATTCACAATAAAAAAGATGAACCAAAATTTTATTGGATCAATAAAGAAGACATGGCGAAGATAGTCATTGAGCATTATAAAAATGCAGTAATCAACAGAAACCACATAGGCAAAAATTACCATCAATACATTGAAAAAGATAATGTTTACCGACCACATATCATACAAAGAGAAGATGGTAAACTTCTAGAAGAATGTAATAAGATAGGTCAGGTTAGAGCTTCCTCGTAGACTTTCATGGCGTCTTTCACCACAATGCGCCAGTCCAGTTCCCGTTCCACCGTCTCCCGCGCCGCGGCCCCCATCTGCGCCGCCTCCGCTGGGTGCTCCAGGTGATAGAGGATGGCCTCGGAGAACAATTTGGAGTTGAAGGGCGCTACGAGCAGGCCGTTTTTGCCAGTCTGGATGGTTTCGGGTATGCCGCCCACGGTTGTGGTGACTACTGGCAGCCCAGTTGAGAGTGCCTCCAAAACTGCGAAGGGATGATGCTCATAAAACGTGCTAAACGCAAACACGTCCGCTGCCTGATAGAGCTTGGGCAGGTCTTTGTCGGGGGTGTAGCCTGTGAAGACGATGTTGCCCATTACGCCTAGGCGGGTGGCGTGGGCGATGAGTTTCTGCATTTCGTCGCTTTGCCCCTTGCCCGAGATGATGAATTTGGCGCGGGGGAACCGCTTGACGACGGCGGGCATGCTCTCGATGAGGGTGAAGAGGCCCTTGCGCGCGTATAGGCGCCCCACTGAGACGATGGCGAGGTCGTCGGGTTTTAGCCCAAACTGCGCCTTAACCTTGGCTTTGTCGTCGGTGGGCTGGAACTTGTTTATGTCTACTCCGTTGTGGATAACGCGGATTCTGTGGGCGGGGATCTTGTAGTAGTTGGTGAGTTCCCATTTGGTGAAGTGGCTGACCGCGATGATTTTGCGGGCGCGGTGAATCATGCCTTCCTCGAAGAAACGCAGCATACGGTTTAAGCTGACGAGCACCTTTTCGTTGGCGTTAAGCCGCATAAAGGGTTCGCCGCGGATGGCTTCGGCTTCGCCTTTCCATGTGGAGTGGACGGTGCAGACAAGCGTTTTGCCATAGTTGGCTGGAACCGCAAAGTTGGGCGTCAGGGGCAACTGGGGATGCATGATGTCTATGTTGGCGGTTTCTTTGATGCTTTGGAGTTTGCGGTTGCTGTTGCCGGCTAGAATGAAGGATTTTACTGCGGGCATTTTGGGGCTTTTAAGGAAGGATACGTCGAGTTGGGGGTTGACATGGACGTCTCTGGTTTGGTTGCTGCCAGTGACGACATGAATTCTGTAGCCGTTTTTGAGGAGCTGATTGCTAAGGTAGTAGACGTAGCTGCCTGTGCCGCCGGTGAGGGGCCAGTATTCGGGGCTGATGAAGCAGACTTTAGGCGCCGTCAACGGTTCCGCCCCCTCAGATAGTTAACGGTGGCTGCTACTGCGCCAGCAAACCACGCCGCGGACCGCACATAGTAGAGCACCACCAGTCGCATAGCGGACCTGTCATGGAAAGAGGCGGAGATTTTGGCGGCTGAGTAAACAAAGTAGAGCAGCATCGCAAGAAGAATCAGCCCAGTTCCAACCCACAGGAGCCGAAGCAGCGGCACAATACCCAACACAAAAAGGGCAAGAGCGGAAAGCAGCAGCAGCGGCTGGATATTCATGCCCACATCGGTGATTTCGTCGCCCCGCGCCAGACGCCCATGCCGCAGGTAGAGGCGAAGCGTGTTTTTGCCGTATTGGCGCTGCTGCCGATAAAACGCCTTCAGCGTGGGACGGTTGTAGTGGTAGCAGACCGCGGCGGGTTCATAGGCGATTCTGTAGCCGAGTTTGCTGAGGCGGAAGCCGAAGTCAGTGTCGTATTGGCTGGGGAAATCCTCCGCCCACCCGCCTACCTCATCCACCACCGATTTTTTAAGCAGCAGATTCATGGTGGCTATGCGCCCGGTGTATTTGCCGATGCGGCGGTAGCGGGTTTTCAGTTCGTAGCCGATGCTGCGCGCCCAGGGGTTGGTGTGGTTCCAGGTTTCGATGCTGCCGCTCACACCAGCCACCTGCGGCTCGCTGAGGCGAGGGACAAGTTTTTTGAGCCAATCCCGCTGCACCTTCGCGTCTGAGTCGATGAAGCAAAAAACGGGGTGAGAAGCGATTTTTTGGGCGTAGTTGTAGGCTGCGGGGCAGTTCAGGGGTAAAGAAACCACTTTTATGGGAAACTGCTGGGCAATCTGCACCGTGGAGTCCTTGCTTACCCCATCCATCACGATAACCTCCAAGAAGCCCTCTGGGTAATCCAGCGCCAAAACTGACCGGAGACATTCCCCTATGGTGTCCTGGTTGTTGTAGGATGCCACTATGATGGAGACTTTTGGAAGCGAAGTTTCCGCCACGTCTCTATCCCCTCAGATACGCCACAACGATTGAAAGCAGAATTTTTGAGCCATCCACCATCGGATCCACGCCGGAGCGGCCGTAGGTGCGCTGCTCAAAAGTGATGGGTACCTCGGCTACGCGAAAGCCAGTTTTGGCGGTTTTCACCAGCATCTCAGATTCTATTTCATACTCATCGGACTTTAGCCTTTTGCCAATCAGCACCGACCGCTTCATGGCTCGGTAGCCGCTTTGACTGTCGGTGATGGCGACTCCGGTGATAAGCTGGATGAGGCTGTTGAAGATGCGTACGCCGAATTTGTTGAGTTGGCGGGCTTCCACCCGTTTATGGTTCATGTAGCGGCTGCCGATAACCAAGTCAGCTTGGTCAGATAGCACGGGCGCAAGCACCTCGCCGAGTTCCTCGGGCCAATGGGACCCATCAGAATCTATCGTTACGATTATGTCGCCTTGGGCTTTAAGAAACCCCGCCCGCAGCGCGCAGCCCTTACCTAGATGCTGCCTTAAACTCAAAACCCTCACGCCCCGGCGCTTGGCAACCAGCAGCGAGCGGTCATAGGAGTGGTCGTCGACCACGATGACTTCGCTTTGTAACCCCGTTTTCTTTGCCGCCGCCATGGTGCGGTCAATGATGTTGCCTATGGTTAATTCCTCGTTGTAAACGGGAATTATGATGGAGAGCAGCATTTGACGTCGGCTCATTTTATTTAAGAAGCCAATGGAAGACCTTATAAAGTTTGGCTACCCCAACCATGTAACCAATCAAACGGGCAAGTCGGGAAAGATGCAGACCACAAACAAAGGGCAAGGCCAAATAGACCGCAAAGTATGGTTTTCCATGTGGTTCCTAGGCGCCGTTGTCACGTTTGGCGTGGCGTTTTTTCCCATGTTCCATCGCCTCGTCGAGGGCAGAAACCGTCACCTGCAGAAAGAGGCAGAAATGGAGCAGAAAGTCGCCGCTTACCTGCAAAGCAAAGGCAAACCCGCCCCGCCCACCAGTCAACCCTACAAGCCCCGTAACTCGAAGCTGTGGGCTGCAAGCATCATCCTGGTTGTGCCCGCGTTTGTCATCGTTTATTTGCTTACGCGGGATTTAGCCAGGCATGAGCAGAGCCAGGATGCCTTCCTCGCTGCTGCATTGCCAAGCCGCGTTTTCATGCCCCAGACAATACCGTTAACCACATATGTAGCGGTAACAATAGCCACGTTAGGTGTAGGTGGCGTGTACTGGCTATACAAGCTGGTTAACCTCTACAACGCCCACTACAAAGCAGACCTGCAAGCAGAAAAAGAGCTGGGCAGGCTACTGGAGGAAAAATAGTGTCAAGCACATGTAAAAAACGCAGATTCATCAGCCACGGCGGCGACATCTGGGGCTTTAGCAGAAAACACAGCATCCCCCTAGAAGAAGTGCTTGAATTCAGCGGACCCATCAACTTCATGGGGCCACCCCCCAAAGCCGTCCAAGCCGTCAAAGACAACGCGCGACTCATCAAATTCTACCCCGACCCCAACCCCGTTGAGTTCAAAGAGGCAATCGCAAAGTACGTGGGGCACGGCGTAGACGCAGAGAACGTGCTTTTGGGCAACGGCTCAATCGAGCTCATCTACATGATAACCGAGGCTTTGCCGCAGAAGTTTAAGGCAGTTATTCCAGTGCCCTCCTTCTCGGAGTACGAGAAAGCGGCGCTGCGAGTCGGCGGCGAAGTCACCTTTGTCCAGTTACCCCCCGACTTCTCCATGGACAACCAGAAAATCAAGGCAGCCGTAACCGAGGACACCAAAATCGTCTGCATCTGCAACCCCCATAGCCCCTCAGGCAGACTCTACACTAAAGACGAAGTGATGGATTTAGTGGATTTCTGCCAAAAGAAAGACATCATCTTCAGCATTGACGAGAACTACATTGAATTCGCAGCGGAAGGCGACGCCAACACCGTCGCGGGTATGGTGCGGGAATACGAGAACCTCTTTGTCATCCGCAGTGTCACCAAATTCTATGGTTTAGCGGGCTTGCGTTTCGGCTACGCCATCGCCGCAACCAACCTCATCGACAAACTCGAAACCGTCCGGCAACCCTGGAGCATCAACGGCTTAGTTCAAGTCGCCACGCTGGGCGCGTTTAGCGACACCGAATTCATCGAGAACACCAAAGAAACCATCACCAAAAACCGCGCTGCACTCGCCAAGGCATTGAGCGAAATCGAGGGCCTACAGGTGCATCCCTCAACCACCAACTTCCTGCTGGTGAAAATCCTAAACCGCAAAGTCACCTCAACCATCCTAAAAGAGCTACTTGCCAAAGAACGCATCCTGGTCCGCGACTGCTGCACCTTCATGGGCATGGATGACAGCTACATCCGCGTCACGGTACGCTCAGCCAAAGACAACCAAATACTTGTCGACAAAATCAAGGACATATTCGCAGCCAATTAACTTTCTTTAAATTTTTTCAAGCGTTTCTGGATTGGCAGTTTGTAGGAGCATTTGCGTTCGCATTCCCCGCAGTCAATGCACACGTCAGCTTTGACTTCTAAGCCGCCGTAGAGCCGCTGTGCCCACTGTTTTAAGCCGTAGATTTCGGCGAAGTCTTGGAATCTTAGGGCGGCGGGTATGTTGATGTTTCGGGGGCAGGGCAGGCATGCAGCGCAGTCGCGGCACCAGTCCCCAGTGAGGTCTGCACCAAAGCGCCGCTGCTCCTCTGCGGTTAATCCATGGTAGTTTGCGCCTGCTTGGGCGGCAACCTCCACCTCGCCGACGCTGCGCAACCCCGGAATAACTGAGGCGATGTCCTGTGAGAGGGCAAAC from Candidatus Bathyarchaeota archaeon encodes:
- a CDS encoding adenosylcobinamide-GDP ribazoletransferase produces the protein MKAIKTFRDLLSFLTIIPVGGKEDFIFTTASNMWLFPVIGGFIGLLAGLYYMASSALVGYLLNLATVYLSLPTLFLGTAIPAAMTLAFLLVITGLQHFDGLIDLGNALGLRNLHDRKMKAHAWTVSYAGAVLALAVEFLAFLGLFLINPLYGFAAIVLAEVSAKLSMVTIVWIGKPSHKGLGSIFLAKAKKPLNAAAYAFSALIVFAAFYFTGNTLLGLASVGLVFASVPVAFAMSRVSNSVFGGVSGDMIGATNEVARMVALLAFAGLLWGLTLW
- a CDS encoding NTP transferase domain-containing protein, encoding MGADALVISALIMAGGRGSRMGLPTEKPMLPFLGKPLLDWVAQAVKSASKVGEFYVITSPNTPQTELHCQKMGYRFVRTDANGYHNDLRQAVTKLGWMGPILTMPSDVPAITGAVLDWVVGEFEVCGKDFLAVFVPIEKRLSLGLSISSTDEYGGVWYAVSGVNVINGAKVLGEGKVETAAIITEETEVVLNVNTTTDLEIARQLMQKNQP
- a CDS encoding radical SAM protein, whose protein sequence is MSILSHETFWNAIVSMPMTKRMLQLSLKKCPGCGRTVLEAALDDYGGRTDRRCEKCSSLYSQIIAFWIEFLRRALGFKRAKVEKLLTDRYARNAVLNLVESFAYFGIKKPMSLVAPFLVVWDFTHRCNLRCKHCYSNSGEPDADELTTQQALKVVDQLADAHVTALAFSGGEPLTRPDFFTVAKHASDRGLYVSLASNGTLLSKENVAKIKAAGVNYIDISIDGATAKTHDDFRGVPGAYDRAVAGLKNCIEADICACIATTVGKNNMSELPGIIDLAEELGVERFTYFNFIPAGRGKQHADQDLSAQEREDVMRYLLNRMSAGCKTTILATAPQLARVAAQCQGESGTGEVTMALAHMQTVKVTKKAVPLGEFIGGCGAGRLYCAISPRGDVRPCVFLPVDVGNLKERTFRDIWLNAPLFNAFRNRDNLKGSCSKCTYKYICGGCRARSAAYHNGDTLNGDPGCLQGVKNRNGA
- a CDS encoding DUF362 domain-containing protein: MAPKAVKISRAADDVGDIIKEAISKAGLRGKKCIYIKPNLSHPEYLPGVVTSPDVIRQVVSQLRDGNSEVVVGESNGINYPCWSAFEGTGAKAAVESAGGTAVNLSEDKVVEVKFPTSGPLKRLYLPKVVVDADAIVDLPLMKTHEFMTYTGALKNLFGCIPSNRRIYLHPYLPEVFYRLYTVLKPDLTIMDARIGIEGNGPTKGKPKKMGLFLTGNDALAVDIVAAQVMRLDWKKTYLKYVADRAGFDGDAVQVEGLPVESVAKRFELPNIDLPVKMQMMIYQHEYATKLMFCSLDIIHLFQRITKAYRKEPIQLV
- a CDS encoding glycosyltransferase family 4 protein, with protein sequence MTAPKVCFISPEYWPLTGGTGSYVYYLSNQLLKNGYRIHVVTGSNQTRDVHVNPQLDVSFLKSPKMPAVKSFILAGNSNRKLQSIKETANIDIMHPQLPLTPNFAVPANYGKTLVCTVHSTWKGEAEAIRGEPFMRLNANEKVLVSLNRMLRFFEEGMIHRARKIIAVSHFTKWELTNYYKIPAHRIRVIHNGVDINKFQPTDDKAKVKAQFGLKPDDLAIVSVGRLYARKGLFTLIESMPAVVKRFPRAKFIISGKGQSDEMQKLIAHATRLGVMGNIVFTGYTPDKDLPKLYQAADVFAFSTFYEHHPFAVLEALSTGLPVVTTTVGGIPETIQTGKNGLLVAPFNSKLFSEAILYHLEHPAEAAQMGAAARETVERELDWRIVVKDAMKVYEEALT
- a CDS encoding glycosyltransferase; its protein translation is MAETSLPKVSIIVASYNNQDTIGECLRSVLALDYPEGFLEVIVMDGVSKDSTVQIAQQFPIKVVSLPLNCPAAYNYAQKIASHPVFCFIDSDAKVQRDWLKKLVPRLSEPQVAGVSGSIETWNHTNPWARSIGYELKTRYRRIGKYTGRIATMNLLLKKSVVDEVGGWAEDFPSQYDTDFGFRLSKLGYRIAYEPAAVCYHYNRPTLKAFYRQQRQYGKNTLRLYLRHGRLARGDEITDVGMNIQPLLLLSALALFVLGIVPLLRLLWVGTGLILLAMLLYFVYSAAKISASFHDRSAMRLVVLYYVRSAAWFAGAVAATVNYLRGRNR
- a CDS encoding glycosyltransferase family 2 protein, producing MSRRQMLLSIIIPVYNEELTIGNIIDRTMAAAKKTGLQSEVIVVDDHSYDRSLLVAKRRGVRVLSLRQHLGKGCALRAGFLKAQGDIIVTIDSDGSHWPEELGEVLAPVLSDQADLVIGSRYMNHKRVEARQLNKFGVRIFNSLIQLITGVAITDSQSGYRAMKRSVLIGKRLKSDEYEIESEMLVKTAKTGFRVAEVPITFEQRTYGRSGVDPMVDGSKILLSIVVAYLRG
- a CDS encoding histidinol-phosphate aminotransferase family protein: MSSTCKKRRFISHGGDIWGFSRKHSIPLEEVLEFSGPINFMGPPPKAVQAVKDNARLIKFYPDPNPVEFKEAIAKYVGHGVDAENVLLGNGSIELIYMITEALPQKFKAVIPVPSFSEYEKAALRVGGEVTFVQLPPDFSMDNQKIKAAVTEDTKIVCICNPHSPSGRLYTKDEVMDLVDFCQKKDIIFSIDENYIEFAAEGDANTVAGMVREYENLFVIRSVTKFYGLAGLRFGYAIAATNLIDKLETVRQPWSINGLVQVATLGAFSDTEFIENTKETITKNRAALAKALSEIEGLQVHPSTTNFLLVKILNRKVTSTILKELLAKERILVRDCCTFMGMDDSYIRVTVRSAKDNQILVDKIKDIFAAN